A stretch of Triticum aestivum cultivar Chinese Spring chromosome 1D, IWGSC CS RefSeq v2.1, whole genome shotgun sequence DNA encodes these proteins:
- the LOC123179585 gene encoding BTB/POZ and MATH domain-containing protein 1, with the protein MAEQCKISASMVSASEERSYARSYVLKVDGYSRAKELLKNGQCVTSTPFGVGGHSWVVRYFPNETFSRKGSSSRGWHDYIKRDDLDVSSHLRDNCLNIRCDVTVMKEIHGEEARVPPSDLDRHLGDLLKNKDAADLTFQVGGQSISAHRCVLAARSSVFKAELLGAMKESSAASPIEICDMEDDVFKSLLHFMYTDSVPLTLKLDVVMAGHLLVAADRYNVVRLKQICEEKLCVHMDSNMVATSLALAEQHGFPRLKEACLQFLDSPSNFKAMMASDGYEHLTSSCPSVLKELIARILPAEWSVAKEVVMKM; encoded by the exons ATGGCAGAGCAATGCAAGATTTCCGCTTCCATGGTGTCTGCATCCGAGGAAAGGTCATATGCGCGGTCATATGTGCTCAAGGTAGATGGATATTCAAGAGCCAAGGAGCTTCTCAAGAACGGCCAGTGTGTGACTTCTACCCCTTTCGGTGTTGGCGGCCACAGCTGGGTCGTGAGATATTTCCCAAACG AAACCTTCTCGAGGAAAGGTTCTTCAAGCAGGGGTTGGCATGACTACATCAAGAGGGATGATCTGGACGTATCGTCGCATCTGAGGGACAATTGTCTCAACATCAGGTGCGATGTCACCGTCATGAAGGAGATCCACGGCGAAGAAGCAAGGGTTCCTCCAAGCGACCTCGACCGGCATCTCGGCGACCTCCTCAAGAACAAGGACGCAGCAGACCTGACTTTCCAAGTTGGCGGACAGAGCATCTCCGCTCATAGGTGCGTACTCGCTGCTCGGTCATCCGTCTTCAAAGCGGAGCTCctcggcgccatgaaggagagctctGCTGCCAGCCCTATTGAAATCTGTGACATGGAAGACGATGTGTTCAAGTCCTTGCTCCATTTCATGTACACCGATTCGGTCCCTCTGACACTGAAGCTTGATGTGGTGATGGCTGGCCATCTTCTGGTGGCGGCTGACAGGTACAATGTTGTGAGGCTGAAGCAGATatgcgaggagaagttgtgcgttCACATGGATTCCAACATGGTGGCCACCAGTCTGGCTCTGGCGGAGCAGCATGGCTTCCCTCGTCTCAAAGAGGCTTGTCTACAGTTCCTTGATTCTCCTTCCAATTTCAAAGCTATGATGGCAAGCGACGGTTATGAGCATCTCACATCTAGCTGCCCGTCTGTCCTCAAGGAGCTCATAGCTAGAATCCTCCCGGCTGAATGGAGCGTGGCAAAGGAGGTTGTCATGAAAATGTGA